One window of Campylobacter avium LMG 24591 genomic DNA carries:
- a CDS encoding methylated-DNA--[protein]-cysteine S-methyltransferase — protein MFKIYYKAPFCYLSLHSDGQKLVKVDFEDEALSEKSCEILEHASYELDLYFAKKLKKFSVELDINSTIFENSVYKALLNIPYGTVKSYKQIAQDIGRDKAFRAVGNANAKNKLPIFIPCHRVVASNSLGGYSGGLHIKRFLLDLEGVNLASLRA, from the coding sequence ATGTTTAAAATTTACTATAAAGCACCTTTTTGTTACCTTTCTTTACACAGTGACGGCCAAAAGCTTGTAAAAGTTGATTTTGAAGATGAGGCCTTAAGTGAGAAGTCTTGTGAAATTTTAGAACATGCTAGCTATGAGCTTGATTTATATTTTGCTAAAAAATTAAAGAAATTTAGCGTAGAACTTGATATAAACTCAACTATTTTTGAAAATTCAGTTTATAAGGCTTTATTAAACATTCCTTACGGCACGGTTAAAAGCTATAAGCAAATAGCACAAGATATCGGTAGAGACAAAGCCTTTAGAGCTGTTGGCAACGCAAATGCCAAAAACAAGCTTCCTATTTTCATTCCTTGTCATAGGGTTGTTGCTAGCAACTCACTTGGTGGATACAGCGGCGGACTTCATATAAAGAGGTTTTTACTAGACTTAGAAGGAGTAAATTTAGCTAGTTTAAGGGCTTAA